The Carnobacterium divergens nucleotide sequence AACATGTTGATAACCGTACCTGAAACAATATGATTCGCTCTTAAATTAACGGTTGCAACTGCATGAATTAGTGAAAAAAGAATCCCAATTCCGCCACCAACAAGTAACCCAAGCCACGGTGTTGCATCGCCAAATTGTTCTGCAAATGAAAGGTTAAACACGATTGATGAAAAAGCCCCCATCACCATGATTCCTTCTAGTCCAACGTTAACGATTCCGCCACGTTCTGAAAAAGTACCACCTAAGGCTGTAAATATAAGTGGAGCTGCATAAATTAATGCTGATGAAACAACGATTGATAATGTTGAAACGATATCCATCTTAATTCACCCCTCCTTTATTTACTTTAACCACTCGGTTCATAATGTAACGAATTAAATAATTTGCTCCAACGAAGAAAATAATTGAGGCAATCACAATGTCTACTACTTCTGATGGAACATCACTTGAAAGCGGCATACTTACGCCACCAATTTTAAGTCCCCCAAATAATAATCCTGAAACAAGAATTCCAAATGGATTTCCAGCGCCTAGTAAGGCAACTGCCATTCCATCAAAACCAATACTTGGCATACTTCCCATCACAAATAGATTTTCAAAGTTTCCAAGACCTTCCATCGTGCCACCTAAACCAGCTAGCGCGCCTGAAATGACCATTGCTAAAATAATATTGCGTTTGGTACTCATACCAGCGTATTCAGAAGCGTATGGATTTAATCCAACTGAACGTAATTCATAACCTAATGTTGTTTTGTGCATCATAATCCAAACAACCACACACATTAAGATTGCAATCAGTAAACCGTAATGTAACGTTGAGTTTTCTGTAATCGATGCTAAAAAATCTGAGCGTAAACTAGCATTTTCTGAAATTCTTGGTGTTGCATCATCGGCTTTTGTTAACACATTTCGAACCATATGATTTGAGATATACAAAGCTGTGTAGTTTAACATGATTGTAACAATAACTTCACTTGTATTAAAGTAAGCACGTAATACGCCGGCAATTCCTGCCCAAACCGCGCCACATAACGCTCCCACAATTAAACAGAATGGAATTAAAATCATTTTTGGTAAATCAGGAAACATCAATGCGATGGTAACAGATCCTACCCAACCAAATAGCGCTTGACCAGCAACCCCGATATTAAAGAAGCCAGCTGTATTTGCAACCGCAAAACCTAAAGCCGTTAAAATTAATGGTGTGGCTTGTCTTAATGTTTCCCCTACATAAAAGGGACTTCCAATCGCACCATCAATCAATGAACTATATCCTAATAGGGGATCATAGCCAAAAGCCAACATAATGATGGCTCCT carries:
- a CDS encoding ABC transporter permease — translated: MNHRSERLKNFLVPVLSVVLGLILGAIIMLAFGYDPLLGYSSLIDGAIGSPFYVGETLRQATPLILTALGFAVANTAGFFNIGVAGQALFGWVGSVTIALMFPDLPKMILIPFCLIVGALCGAVWAGIAGVLRAYFNTSEVIVTIMLNYTALYISNHMVRNVLTKADDATPRISENASLRSDFLASITENSTLHYGLLIAILMCVVVWIMMHKTTLGYELRSVGLNPYASEYAGMSTKRNIILAMVISGALAGLGGTMEGLGNFENLFVMGSMPSIGFDGMAVALLGAGNPFGILVSGLLFGGLKIGGVSMPLSSDVPSEVVDIVIASIIFFVGANYLIRYIMNRVVKVNKGGVN